Part of the Apilactobacillus apisilvae genome is shown below.
AGCTAAATTTTATTACAATATTCAACCAACCAATGAGAAAATTGAACGTCATTTAAGACTATATTAATTTCCATTTAAATAATTGCTATTTTATTGATTTATTTAAAAATTAATTTTATTATTAAGTTAATAATTATTCTAAACTAGCAAATTATTTAAGGAGGGATATTATATGTCAGATTCAGCATACAAAAATGCTTTAGATACATTAAGAGAAAATAAAGTTCGAATAACTCCGCAAAGACAAATTATCTTAAAATATTTGATTAATAATGATAATCATCCTTCAGTAGATACTATTTACGATGCTTTAAAAAAAGAATTTTCAAATTTAAGTGTTGCTACTATTTATAACAGTTTACAACTATTTGAAAAATTAGACATCATTATTGAGCTACCAGCTGAAGATGGTGGAATCCGTTATGATTTCTTTGGGAATCCACATTTTCATGCTATTTGTAATAACTGTGGAAAAATAATTGATATTGAATATCCAGATTATAAAGGTTTGGAAAAATCACTTAGTCAAGCTACTGAACAACAATCCGGTTTTAAAGTAAAACAAAGTCACGTTGAAGTATATGGCTTATGTAAAGAATGCCAAACTAAATTAAAAAAATAAAAAGTCATCAGAAAAATCTGATGACTTTTTTGTATATTATTTTTGATAATAATTTTTAGGTACTTTAACTAAATCTTCATCAACCAGGCGTTCAGCATTTTCAACAGTGTTCCATGCAGCTCCTTTTAACAAGTTGTCAGCAACAACCCACATATTAAAGCATCCCTTATTCTCTTGATCTGGACGAATTCGACCAGCAAAGGTTTCACGTTTACCTTCAGCATTAAGTGGTTGAGGATAAACTTGATGATCTGGATCATCTTGTAAAGTTACCCCTGCAGCATCACTAATAGTTTTTTTAATATCTTCGGCAGTTGCGCTTTTATCTTCAACTTCAAAATACACTGATTCACCGTGTGAAATTGGAACCGGAACACGAACACAAGTTGCAGTAACCTTTAAATCTGTAGCATCCATATCATTCAACATAATTTTTTTAGTTTCATGAATCATTTTCCATTCTTCATGGGTATAGCCTTCATCTTCAAAAACATCAATTTGAGGTAATAAGTTAAATGCTAATGGATAATGTTTTTTGTCTCCTGCTGTTGGTAAAATATCGGCAGACATTTGTTTACCTTCTAGATAATCTTTAGCCTGCTGATAAAATTCATTTAAAGCAGATTGACCGGCACCAGATGCTGCCTGGTATGTAGATACAATGACTTGTTTTAACCCATACTTTTTGAAGACCGGTGCTAATGCCACAACCATTTGAATAGTTGAACAATTTGGATTAGCAATAATCCCCTTATGATTTTTTAATTGTTCTGGATTAACTTCTGGAACCACTAATGGAACTTCAGGGTCCATTCTAAAAGCGCTAGTATTGTCCACACAAACTGCTCCACGTTTAACAGCTTCAGGTAAAAACTTCTTGGAAGCTGCACCACCTGCTGATGCTAACACTAAGTCAACGCCATCAAAAGATTCAGGAGTAGTCTCTTCAACCGTAATTTTTTCGCCATTAAAGTCCATTACTTTACCAGCAGAATGTGCTGATGCCAATAATTTCAATGATTTTACAGGAACCGTTGAATTGGCTAATTGATCCACCATTCTAATTCCAACAGCACCAGTGGCACCTAAAATTGCTACATTATATTCTTTCATAAATAATTACCTTCTTTATTAATTTAAGAATTGTTCAATTCGATTCATTGCTTCTTTAATATTGTCATCTGAAGCAGCATAGGATAAACGAATGTATCCTTCGCCACCTTTTCCAAAAACACTACCTGGAATTACACCCACTTTAGCTTTTTCAGCTAAATCTAAAGCAAATTTAGTATCATCTTTCCCAAATTTATCTGGAATTTTAACAAATACATAAAAAGCTCCACGAGGCATCGCCATCTTAAAACCAAATTTAGTTAACCTATCACTAATAAAATCACGACGACGTTTATAAATGTTACGCATTTCTTTAGCATCTGAGCCACCGTTTTCAAGAGCTTCATAAGCTGCTACTTGTGTAACATCAGGTGGACAAGTAACCATAAAAGCATGCACTGTTAATAATTTTTCAATAAATTCGTGTGGCCCACATACATAACCAACACGCCAACCGGTCATGGCATGTGATTTTGATAATCCATTAATATAAATCGTTTGTTCAGGTAAATATTCAGCTAACGATTGATGCTCAACGTCATAAGTCAATTCACAATAAATTTCATCAGTAATTGCAAAAATATTATACTTTTCAATAACATTTGATAATGCTTTAACTTCTTCTGGTGAATATTCAACCCCAGTTGGGTTTCCTGGATAATTCAAAAGGATTGCTTTAACCTTATTGCCATATTTTTTCAGAACACTATCTAAATTTTCTGGCGTCAACATGAATCCATCTTTAGAAGTATCTAAGCTAATCGCCTTACCACCCAATAAAGTAATAATTGGTTCATATAATGAAAACAGTGGTGTTGGTAAAATCACTGCATCTCCAGGATTAAGCAGTGTTTCAAAAGTAGCATAGATGGCTTCAGTTGCTCCAATTGTGACTACAATTTCATTTTCTGGATTGTAATCTAAGCGATATTCATTTAGCAAGTGATTATGAATGGCTTTTCTTAGTGGCAGTTTACCAGCTTGATGTGAATAATGAGAATCATCATCATCAATACTTTTCTTGGCTGCCGTTTTAATGTGCTTAGGCGTATTTAGATCTGGTTCTCCAATTGTTAATTTAATAATATCTTTAATTTTAGAAATTTGATTATCAAAGCCTCTAATATTAGAAGGTTGAATCGAATTTAATCTTTGATTATAAGTTTTAGTTAAGCCATTTGATAATTCAGGCATCTACAATCATCTCTTTTATAAAATATTTTCTAATCCAATTACTAAGTGATCTAAGTCAGCAACTTTTTCAATTGCAACTTTGACCCCTTTCATAAATGATCCACGATCAAATGAGTCTTGACGTAATGTCAAGGCCTCGCCAGCACCACCAAACAAAACTTGTTCATGCGCAACATAACCTGGTAAACGAACCGCATGGACGTGGACACCATCATACGTTCCACCACGAGATCCTGATAAATTATCTTTATTTTCATCCTTG
Proteins encoded:
- a CDS encoding Fur family transcriptional regulator encodes the protein MSDSAYKNALDTLRENKVRITPQRQIILKYLINNDNHPSVDTIYDALKKEFSNLSVATIYNSLQLFEKLDIIIELPAEDGGIRYDFFGNPHFHAICNNCGKIIDIEYPDYKGLEKSLSQATEQQSGFKVKQSHVEVYGLCKECQTKLKK
- a CDS encoding aspartate-semialdehyde dehydrogenase, which translates into the protein MKEYNVAILGATGAVGIRMVDQLANSTVPVKSLKLLASAHSAGKVMDFNGEKITVEETTPESFDGVDLVLASAGGAASKKFLPEAVKRGAVCVDNTSAFRMDPEVPLVVPEVNPEQLKNHKGIIANPNCSTIQMVVALAPVFKKYGLKQVIVSTYQAASGAGQSALNEFYQQAKDYLEGKQMSADILPTAGDKKHYPLAFNLLPQIDVFEDEGYTHEEWKMIHETKKIMLNDMDATDLKVTATCVRVPVPISHGESVYFEVEDKSATAEDIKKTISDAAGVTLQDDPDHQVYPQPLNAEGKRETFAGRIRPDQENKGCFNMWVVADNLLKGAAWNTVENAERLVDEDLVKVPKNYYQK
- a CDS encoding aminotransferase class I/II-fold pyridoxal phosphate-dependent enzyme, with protein sequence MPELSNGLTKTYNQRLNSIQPSNIRGFDNQISKIKDIIKLTIGEPDLNTPKHIKTAAKKSIDDDDSHYSHQAGKLPLRKAIHNHLLNEYRLDYNPENEIVVTIGATEAIYATFETLLNPGDAVILPTPLFSLYEPIITLLGGKAISLDTSKDGFMLTPENLDSVLKKYGNKVKAILLNYPGNPTGVEYSPEEVKALSNVIEKYNIFAITDEIYCELTYDVEHQSLAEYLPEQTIYINGLSKSHAMTGWRVGYVCGPHEFIEKLLTVHAFMVTCPPDVTQVAAYEALENGGSDAKEMRNIYKRRRDFISDRLTKFGFKMAMPRGAFYVFVKIPDKFGKDDTKFALDLAEKAKVGVIPGSVFGKGGEGYIRLSYAASDDNIKEAMNRIEQFLN